In the Oncorhynchus keta strain PuntledgeMale-10-30-2019 chromosome 14, Oket_V2, whole genome shotgun sequence genome, one interval contains:
- the LOC118360033 gene encoding mucin-5AC-like isoform X3: protein MALAIGLTASQSEDTSKATVNIIPSMSRMPEIAGVSPMHNGQVCSTWGNYHFKTFDGDIFQLPSTCNYVVTSLCKSSYEDFNIQMRRQVVDNQPTISKITMKLDGVVVELSKGSVVVNGKNATLPFSQSGILIEETTSYIKIKAKLGLVAIWNQEDSFLVEMDIKFRNKTCGLCGDFNGVQQFDEFYSHGMKLSPVDFGNFWKLDGPTESCTEKTLLSNHKCPNLKPVCEQLLSGPAFSSCKDLLAIDSFVEACVSDLCHCDNSTKSFCLCNTISEYSRQCVHAGGKPQQWRTEQFCYKTCPFNMEYQECGNPCVDTCSNPERGQMCEEHCSDGCFCPPGTVFDDVNKNGCIALSQCSCRHNGKTYAPGESYSSTCKDCSCGGGQWKCVDKDCPGTCSVEGGSHINTYDGKAYTFHGDCSYILTKDCDGMQFTVLGDLVQCGLSDSETCLKAVTLSLSEGATVINIQPNGKAFVNGIYSQLPFSVAGVTIFRASSFFIIVQTTFGLQLEIQLSPIMQVYIAASTVWQQRTCGLCGNFNNNQGDDFKVLSGVTEGTAIGFANTWKTRASCPDIKSSFESPCSLSLDNEKYAQHWCSQLADPKGLFAPCHAAISPDMYKDNCMYDSCNCEKSEDCMCAAVSSYVHACAAEGIQLSGWRDTICNKYSTSCPSTMVYSYSMEISDRSCRCYSDSDFTCSITFEPVDGCVCSEGTYLDDEGKCVPPASCPCYYKGSVVSPGEVISKDGTMCTCKEGKLHCIGDSPDHPSCVAPMVFVNCSNASPGVRGLECQKSCNILDMACISTECISGCMCPPGLVSDGKGGCIKPDLCPCSHNAATYQPGDSIKVDCNTCTCKDRKWQCTTNLCHGTCAIYGDGHYITFDGKRFTFEGDCEYTLTKDYCGNNNANGSFRVITENIPCGTTGTTCSKAIKLFLGNNELILTEGNYQVIERNTGEAVPYQIRTMGIYLVIEANNGLILMWDRKTSMFIKLNPQFKGHVCGLCGNYDGNANNDFTTRSQAVVVNPLDFGNSWKVSASCPDAMNKRSPCTANPYRQSWSQKQCSIIQSKVFTDCHSKVDPSSFYDACVTDSCACDSGGDCECFCTAVAAYAEACNEAGACIAWRSPQICPLFCDYYNPPGECEWHYKACGAQCMKTCRNPSGSCSTQIPPLEGCYPKCPPAQPFFDEDIMKCVEKEQCGCYGRDGKHYNNGEKVPTTENCQTCYCNSVTVDCKYDVQACTCTYNGNKYPYGHIIYDTTDGHSSCMTAVCGKNGTIHRDMYPCSTTTPTTSIPSHPTPSTNVPTSTSFSTVTTNVFTFSTPTTTEPATSSTETTVSPTTFTTTCGYPCVWSQWFDTTFPTLGTPGGDSETYNNIRAEGHNICEKPSKIQCRAEKYPNVSISQVGQVVQCNVAEGLTCRNEDQSGPFPLCFNYQVRVLCCDEDLCTSKPTTISPTTTRPPVMTTTTTTTATTSTISTTTLNTKTPTCTVCEWSPWYNVDYPQFGPGGGDNESIKKILESGKHICEKPVDVICQAVRYPGIPLSELGQKVECNTKVGLICQNKDQGIPPICLDYEIKVKCCKSVKCHTTTQETTTTPTVTTTIMSTSTLTTITSKPMTITTPPTSTQPLTTTTTPTTTTTPTTTILTSPAPATTSTTIPSTTTPTPTTTILTSTAPSTTKTTTLPSTTTPTSTPTSTSTGASTTQCSGEESCVWSDWINLGQPTSGSEGGDNESIKNIIASGYHICSAPEAVECRAKQYPGLQISQLGQDVTCNPSVGLICKNSKQGLQQKCFDYEIRVKCCQCPPTTHIPTTTTTTTTVLSTTSPTPTTTILTSTAPSTTKTTTLPSTTTPTSTPTSTSTGASTTQCSGEESCVWSDWINLGQPTSGSEGGDNESIKNIIASGYHICSAPEAVECRAKQYPGLQISQLGQDVTCNPSVGLICKNSKQGLQQKCFDYEIRVKCCQCPPTTHIPTTTTTTTTVLSTTTPTPTTTILTSTAPSTTKTTTLPSTTTPTSTPTSTSTGASTTQCSGEESCVWSDWINLGQPTSGSEGGDNESIKNIIASGYHICSAPEAVECRAKQYPGLQISQLGQDVTCNPSVGLICKNSKQGLQQKCFDYEIRVKCCQCPPTTHIPTTTTTTTTTVLSTTTPTPTTTILTSTAPSTTKTTTLASTTTPTSTPTSTSTGASTTQCSGEESCVWSDWINLGQPTSGSEGGDNESIKNIIASGYHICSAPEAVECRAKQYPGLQISQLGQDVTCNPSVGLICKNSKQGLQQKCFDYEIRVKCCQCPPTTHIPTTTTTTTTTTQPPITSTFPTTSYPVTSGGTTSPTITSTEPVCFCHFNHRDFSVGSIVYNVSDHDGWCYIGLCNKTCKVETRSFRCDVTTTPVTTTSPTTTLLPTTTTIPHTTERPTTTQKYPIEINCHHEHPPRQNGESWKHNQCTNGTCANGKVIYEHVHCETPKPIACENNYPPIKVYDESGCCFHYECQCICYGWGDPHYVTFDGTYYGFQGNCSYVLVKEILPKYNFSVVIDNYYCDAPDGLSCPQSLTIYYQSYKIFMTKKDVDGVFTSLIYVNQKRIIPAYETKDFRITDNGIETLLVIPAINAKVSFTGLMFSIYLPWDKFSGNTEGQCGTCDNNRTDDCRLPNGTIDSSCPDMAHQWHVADHNNSQCTPPSPEPTPTPLPGCDPPICHLIQSKVFESCHKIIPYEPFLVACIFDVCHMDDVTIGCTSLQTYADACAQAGVCIEWRNYTNGQCDFTCEKPKVYNACGPQVEPTCNAWYNFKFIQTQNEFSVMGDIQLEGCYCPPGTTLMSSSSNYCIPSCDICPLPNGEWKEANETWVSNCQDCVCDPYSLEIQCQPVACQHQPPLTCDQEGQVKVVETVDCCQKDKCECDVTRCSTSKITCPVGFETEATMGVCCPTYQCMPKDVCVFNNTEYQPGANVPGDKCKNCVCGDRVDAQSHLHIIECQPTECDTHCQQGFDHQAVPGQCCGKCVQTSCVVMLPDNTTHTIQPGSIWIPSGEKCLKFECVKIMDQFIPIEAKTVCPDFHPEDCLPGTEVIAPDGCCHVCVPKHKPCNVTKGKVYLDSNGCKSANEVEVTTCGGSCGTYAMYSLEANMMERSCTCCREVSTTKKEVEMICPDGSKFNHSYIHINKCGCQRTECVTPEETQVTRSRRRRR, encoded by the exons AAACCAGTTTGTGAGCAGTTGCTCTCCGGTCCTGCCTTCAGCAGCTGTAAGGACTTGTTGGCCATCGACTCATTTGTTGAGGCCTGTGTATCTGACCTGTGCCACTGTGATAACAGCACCAAGTCCTTCTGCCTGTGTAACACCATCTCAGAGTACTCCCGTCAGTGTGTTCATGCAGGAGGGAAGCCCCAGCAATGGAGGACTGAACAGTTCTGCT ATAAAACATGCCCCTTCAACATGGAGTACCAGGAGTGTGGAAACCCCTGTGTTGACACCTGCTCCAACCCTGAGAGAGGCCAGATGTGTGAGGAACACTGCTCAGATGGCTGCTTTTGTCCTCCAG GCACCGTTTTTGATGACGTCAACAAGAACGGTTGTATCGCATTGAGTCAATGCTCCTGCCGCCACAATGGAAAAACCTACGCACCCGGAGAGTCTTATTCAAGCACTTGTAAAGATTG CTCCTGTGGTGGTGGTCAGTGGAAGTGTGTGGACAAGGACTGTCCTGGGACCTGCTCTGTGGAGGGAGGATCCCACATCAACACCTATGATGGAAAAGCCTACACCTTCCACGGGGACTGCTCTTACATTCTGACCAAG GACTGTGATGGGATGCAATTCACTGTACTGGGTGATCTGGTGCAGTGTGGGCTTTCTGACAGTGAGACTTGTCTAAAGGCTGTTACCCTGTCCCTCTCAGAAGGAGCCACT GTGATCAACATACAACCAAATGGAAAAGCCTTTGTAAATGGAATCTATTCTCAGCTGCCCTTTTCTGTTG CTGGAGTAACTATTTTCAGAGCCTCCTCATTTTTCATCATCGTCCAGACCACCTTTGGCCTCCAGTTGGAAATCCAACTCTCACCAATCATGCAGGTCTATATTGCTGCAAGCACcgtttggcagcagagaacttgcG GTCTTTGTGGAAACTTCAACAACAACCAAGGAGATGATTTCAAGGTCCTGAGCGGAGTGACTGAGGGCACAGCCATTGGTTTTGCAAACACCTGGAAAACACGAGCCAGCTGCCCAGACATCAAGAGTAGCTTTGAAAGCCCCTGCAGTTTAAGTCTTGACAATG AGAAATATGCCCAGCACTGGTGCTCTCAGCTGGCTGATCCTAAAGGGTTGTTTGCTCCATGCCATGCAGCGATAAGCCCAGACATGTACAAAGAT AACTGCATGTATGACAGCTGTAACTGCGAGAAGAGTGAGGACTGCATGTGTGCTGCCGTCTCCTCTTATGTCCACGCTTGTGCTGCCGAGGGTATCCAGCTCAGCGGCTGGAGAGACACTATCTGCA ACAAATACTCCACCTCGTGCCCTAGCACCATGGTCTACAGCTACAGCATGGAAATCAGTGATCGCTCCTGCCGCTGCTACAGCGACTCTGACTTTACCTGTTCAATCACCTTCGAGCCTGTGGATGGGTGTGTCTGTTCTGAGGGAACCTACCTGGATGATGAGGGCAAGTGTGTTCCACCAGCCAGCTGCCCTTGTTATTACAAGGGCTCAGTGGTGTCCCCTGGAGAGGTCATCAGCAAGGATGGAACCATGTG CACCTGCAAGGAGGGAAAACTCCATTGTATTGGAGATTCACCTGATCATCCAT CATGTGTTGCACCAATGGTTTTCGTCAACTGCTCCAATGCAAGCCCAGGAGTGAGAGGGTTAGAGTGTCAGAAGAGCTGCAACATTCTGGATATGGCCTGT ATCAGCACAGAGTGCATATCAGGCTGTATGTGTCCTCCTGGACTGGTATCTGATGGAAAAGGAGGCTGCATCAAGCCAGACCTTTGTCCTTGTTCTCACAATGCAGCTACTTACCAACCAGGAGACAGCATCAAGGTCGACTGCAATACCTG CACTTGTAAAGACAGAAAATGGCAGTGCACAACTAACCTGTGCCATGGAACCTGTGCCATTTATGGAGATGGACACTACATTACCTTTGATGGGAAACGATTCACTTTCGAAGGAGACTGTGAATACACTCTTACAAAG GACTACTGTGGAAACAACAATGCCAATGGCAGCTTCAGAGTCATCACTGAGAACATTCCCTGTGGAACAACAGGCACCACCTGCTCCAAGGCCATCAAGCTCTTCCTGGGG AACAATGAATTAATCCTGACGGAAGGGAACTACCAAGTCATTGAGAGAAATACAGGGGAGGCGGTTCCTTACCAGATTCGCACAATGGGCATCTACCTTGTGATTGAAGCCAATAATGGGTTGATTCTCATGTGGGACAGGAAAACAAGCATGTTCATCAAACTTAACCCACAGTTCAAG GGACATGTCTGTGGTCTGTGTGGAAACTATGATGGCAATGCAAACAATGACTTCACTACCAGGAGCCAGGCAGTAGTTGTCAACCCTCTAGACTTTGGAAACAGCTGGAAAGTCTCTGCAAGCTGCCCCGATGCAATGAACAAAAGGAGCCCCTGTACTGCCAACCCTTACAGGCAGTCTTGGTCACAGAAGCAGTGCAGCATCATACAGAGCAAAGTTTTCACAGACTGCCATTCTAAA GTGGACCCCTCTTCTTTCTACGATGCTTGTGTGACAGACTCGTGTGCTTGCGACAGTGGTGGAGACTGTGAGTGTTTCTGTACCGCTGTGGCAGCTTATGCAGAGGCCTGTAATGAGGCTGGAGCCTGCATAGCCTGGAGAAGCCCACAAATCTGCC CACTGTTCTGTGATTACTACAACCCCCCTGGAGAATGTGAGTGGCACTACAAGGCCTGTGGAGCTCAGTGTATGAAGACCTGCAGGAATCCCTCCGGGAGCTGCTCAACTCAGATACCACCTCTTGAAG GTTGCTATCCAAAATGTCCTCCTGCTCAACCCTTCTTTGATGAAGATATAATGAAGTGTGTGGAGAAGGAGCAGTGTGGCTGCTATGGCAGAGATGGAAAACACTACAATAATGGAGAAAAAGTACCGACCACAGAAAACTGCCAGACATG CTATTGTAATTCAGTGACAGTGGACTGCAAATACGATGTACAAG CTTGCACTTGCACCTACAATGGGAACAAATACCCCTATGGGCATATCATATACGATACAACGGATGGACATAGCAGCTGTATGACAGCAGTTTGTGGGAAGAATGGAACCATTCACCGGGACATGTACCCATGTTCAACTACAACTCCAACAACTTCTATTCCATCTCATCCAACTCCATCTACGAATGTTCCTACCTCTACATCATTCTCTACAGTGACAACAAATGTTTTCACTTTCTCAACACCAACGACAACTG AGCCAGCCACATCttcaacagagacaacagtgtCTCCAACAACCTTTACCACTACATGTGGATATCCATGTGTGTGGTCACAGTGGTTTGATACCACATTCCCTACACTTGGAACTCCAGGAGGAGACTCTGAAACCTACAACAACATAAGAGCAGAGGGACACAATATATGTGAGAAGCCAAGCAAGATCCAATGCAGAGCCGAGAAGTACCCAAATGTTAGCATAAGCCAAGTAGGCCAAGTGGTGCAGTGTAATGTAGCAGAAGGGTTGACTTGCAGAAATGAAGACCAGTCAGGCCCATTCCCACTGTGCTTTAACTACCAAGTCCGAGTCCTCTGCTGTGATGAAGATCTTTGCACATCTAAGCCTACAACCATTTCACCAACAACTACAAGACCACCTGTTATGACGACAACCACAACTACAACAGCAACCACCTCCACTATATCAACGACCACGTTGAATACAAAAACCCCTACCTGCACAGTTTGTGAGTGGTCACCTTGGTATAATGTGGACTATCCTCAATTTGGTCCTGGGGGTGGTGACAATGAATCAATTAAAAAGATTCTAGAATCTGGAAAACATATTTGTGAAAAACCAGTGGATGTCATATGCCAAGCAGTGCGATATCCAGGGATCCCATTGTCTGAATTAGGACAGAAGGTAGAATGTAATACAAAGGTTGGATTAATATGCCAGAACAAAGATCAAGGTATTCCTCCAATATGCCTTGACTATGAAATTAAGGTAAAATGTTGTAAGAGTGTGAAatgtcacactacaacacaagaAACTACAACTACACCTACTGTCACAACTACAATAATGTCAACATCCACATTAACTACAATAACAAGTAAACCAATGACAATCACTACTCCTCCAACCTCAACTCAACCTCTGACCACAACTACAACTccaaccaccacaacaacacccACTACTACGATCTTAACATCGCCTGCTCCAgctaccacatcaacaacaattccttcgaccacgACTCCTACACCCACTACTACAATCTTAACTTCGACAGCTCCATCTACCACAAAAACAACAACTCTGCCTTCTACTACAACTCCAACCTCTACTCCTACATCAACCTCAACAGGAGCATCAACTACCCAGTGCAGTGGTGAAGAAAGTTGTGTGTGGTCAGACTGGATCAACCTTGGTCAGCCAACCTCTGGCTCTGAAGGTGGAGATAATGAATCCATTAAGAACATCATTGCTAGTGGTTATCACATTTGCTCAGCTCCAGAGGCAGTTGAATGTAGAGCAAAACAATACCCTGGACTTCAGATCTCTCAGCTTGGCCAAGACGTGACTTGCAATCCATCCGTTGGACTGATTTGTAAAAACAGTAAGCAAG GTCTTCAGCAAAAGTGCTTCGATTACGAGATACGAGTGAAATGTTGTCAATGTCCTCCCACAACACACAtcccgacaacaacaacaacaacaacaacagttctgTCGACCACGAGTCCTACACCCACTACTACAATCTTAACTTCGACAGCTCCATCTACCACAAAAACAACAACTCTGCCTTCTACTACAACTCCAACCTCTACTCCTACATCAACCTCAACAGGAGCATCAACTACCCAGTGCAGTGGTGAAGAAAGTTGTGTGTGGTCAGACTGGATCAACCTTGGTCAGCCAACCTCTGGCTCTGAAGGTGGAGATAATGAATCCATTAAGAACATCATTGCTAGTGGTTATCACATTTGCTCAGCTCCAGAGGCAGTTGAATGTAGAGCAAAACAATACCCTGGACTTCAGATCTCTCAGCTTGGCCAAGACGTGACTTGCAATCCATCCGTTGGACTGATTTGTAAAAACAGTAAGCAAGGTCTTCAGCAAAAGTGCTTCGATTACGAGATACGAGTGAAATGTTGTCAATGTCCTCCCACAACACACAtcccgacaacaacaacaacaacaacaacagttctgTCGACCACGACTCCTACACCCACTACTACAATCTTAACTTCGACAGCTCCATCTACCACAAAAACAACAACTCTGCCTTCTACTACAACTCCAACCTCTACTCCTACATCAACCTCAACAGGAGCATCAACTACCCAGTGCAGTGGTGAAGAAAGTTGTGTGTGGTCAGACTGGATCAACCTTGGTCAGCCAACCTCTGGCTCTGAAG GTGGAGATAATGAATCCATTAAGAACATCATTGCTAGTGGTTATCACATTTGCTCAGCTCCAGAGGCAGTTGAATGTAGAGCAAAACAATACCCTGGACTTCAGATCTCTCAGCTTGGCCAAGACGTGACTTGCAATCCATCCGTTGGACTGATTTGTAAAAACAGTAAGCAAGGTCTTCAGCAAAAGTGCTTCGATTACGAGATACGAGTGAAATGTTGTCAATGTCCTCCCACAACACACAtcccgacaacaacaacaacaacaacaacaacagttctgTCGACCACGACTCCTACACCCACTACTACAATCTTAACTTCGACAGCTCCATCTACCACAAAAACAACAACTCTGGCTTCTACTACAACTCCAACCTCTACTCCTACATCAACCTCAACAGGAGCATCAACTACCCAGTGCAGTGGTGAAGAAAGTTGTGTGTGGTCAGACTGGATCAACCTTGGTCAGCCAACCTCTGGCTCTGAAG GTGGAGATAATGAATCCATTAAGAACATCATTGCTAGTGGTTATCACATTTGCTCAGCTCCAGAGGCAGTTGAATGTAGAGCAAAACAATACCCTGGACTTCAGATCTCTCAGCTTGGCCAAGACGTGACTTGCAATCCATCTGTTGGACTGATTTGTAAAAACAGTAAGCAAGGTCTTCAGCAAAAGTGCTTCGATTACGAGATACGAGTGAAATGTTGTCAATGTCCTCCCACAACACACAtcccgacaacaacaacaacaacaacaacaacaactcagCCACCCATAACTAGTACTTTCCCTACAACCTCATATCCTGTAACATCTGGTGGAACAACATCACCAACAATTACATCCACTGAACCCGTTTGTTTTTGCCATTTCAATCATCGTGATTTCTCCGTTG GCTCAATTGTTTACAATGTCTCTGACCATGATGGATGGTGCTACATTGGTCTCTGCAACAAGACATGCAAAGTAGAAACCCGTTCCTTCAGATGTGATGTAACAACTACCCCAGTTACCACTACTTCACCCACCACTACACTGctcccaacaacaacaacaataccacATACAACAGAAAGACCAACCACCACCCAAAAATATCCAATTGAGATAAACTGTCACCATGAACATCCTCCAAGACAG AACGGTGAAAGCTGGAAACATAACCAGTGCACCAACGGAACATGCGCCAACGGGAAAGTTATTTATGAGCATGTACATTGTGAGACTCCGAAGCCAATAGCATGTGAAAATAACTATCCTCCGATCAAAGTGTATGACGAATCTGGATGCTGTTTCCACTATGAGTGTCAAT GTATCTGCTATGGTTGGGGAGACCCTCACTATGTCACCTTTGATGGAACATACTATGGCTTCCAAGGAAATTGTTCTTACGTCTTGGTCAAAGAAATCCTGCCAAAGTACAACTTCAGTGTTGTAATCGACAATTACTATTGTGATGCCCCAGATGGACTTTCCTGCCCTCAGTCTCTGACAATTTATTATCAATCTTACAAGATATTCATGACCAAGAAGGACGTTGATGGAGTTTTCACAAGTCTG ATTTATGTAAACCAGAAACGCATCATCCCAGCATATGAGACCAAGGACTTCCGCATCACAGACAACGGGATTGAGACCCTTTTAGTCATACCAGCAATTAATGCCAAGGTGTCTTTCACTGGTCTTATGTTTAGCATATACCTGCCCTGGGACAAGTTCAGTGGCAACACTGAGGGCCAGTGTG GTACATGTGACAACAACCGGACAGATGACTGCCGCTTGCCAAATGGAACTATCGATTCATCTTGTCCAGACATGGCACACCAATGGCATGTTGCTGACCACAATAACAGTCAGTGCACTCCACCATCACCAGAACCGACACCAACACCACTACCAGGCTGCGATCCACCCATTTGTCATCTCATTCAAAGCAA GGTCTTTGAGAGTTGCCATAAGATAATCCCCTACGAGCCATTCCTTGTGGCATGTATCTTTGATGTGTGCCATATGGATGATGTTACTATTGGCTGCACCAGCTTGCAGACCTATGCTGATGCATGTGCACAAGCAGGAGTCTGTATTGAGTGGAGAAATTATACAAATGGACAATGTG ACTTCACATGCGAGAAACCCAAGGTGTATAATGCCTGCGGTCCACAAGTTGAACCAACCTGTAATGCCTG GTACAATTTCAAATTCATCCAGACTCAAAATGAGTTCAGCGTCATGGGAGATATACAATTGGAGGGATGCTATTGCCCTCCTGGTACCACTTTGATGAGTTCCAGCTCAAACTACTGTATCCCCAGCTGTG ATATTTGTCCGTTGCCAAATGGAGAATGGAAAGAG GCTAATGAGACCTGGGTGAGCAACTGCCAGGATTGTGTATGTGACCCATACAGTCTGGAAATCCAGTGCCAGCCGGTGGCATGCCAACATCAACCTCCTCTCACCTGTGATCAGGAGGGCCAAGTTAAGGTCGTAGAAACCGTTGACTGTTGTCAAAAGGACAAATGCG AGTGTGATGTCACACGATGCTCTACTTCCAAGATAACTTGTCCAGTCGGATTTGAGACAGAGGCAACTATGGGAGTCTGCTGCCCAACGTATCAATGCA TGCCAAAGGATGTCTGTGTGTTTAACAACACTGAATATCAG CCAGGTGCCAATGTTCCTGGGGACAAGTGTAAGAattgtgtgtgtggtgacagGGTGGATGCCCAATCCCATCTACATATCATTGAGTGTCAACCTACTGAATGTGACACTCACTGCCAGCAG GGCTTTGATCATCAAGCCGTTCCTGGGCAGTGTTGTGGGAAGTGTGTACAGACAAGCTGTGTGGTTATGCTGCCAGATAATACCACACACACTATTCAG CCTGGTTCCATCTGGATACCATCTGGAGAGAAGTGTCTCAAGTTTGAGTGCGTAAAGATTATGGACCAATTCATCCCAATTGAGGCTAAGACTGTGTGCCCTGACTTCCACCCAGAAGATTGCCTACCC gGAACTGAAGTCATTGCTCCAGATGGTTGCTGCCATGTCT GTGTTCCAAAACATAAGCCATGCAACGTGACAAAGGGAAAAGTGTACCTGGACAGCAATGGGTGCAAGTCTGCAAACGAGGTGGAAGTGACAACATGCGGAGGATCCTGTGGCACCTACGCCAT GTATTCTCTTGAGGCCAACATGATGGAGCGCTCTTGTACCTGTTGTCGGGAAGTATCCACCACCAAGAAGGAAGTGGAGATGATCTGCCCAGATGGTTCAAAGTTCAACCACTCCTACATCCACATCAATAAATGTGGCTGCCAGAGGACAGAGTGCGTGACCCCGGAGGAAACCCAGGTCACAAGGTCACGACGCAGGAGAAGATGA